The Terriglobales bacterium genome has a window encoding:
- a CDS encoding S41 family peptidase: MDSDSSSPADLNDSLRNFSQVYTVVEQNYADQVDPEKAIYNGAIPGMLRVLDPHSNFFDPKSYSLLREEQRGKYYGVGMQVGPRNNKVIVIAPFVGTPAYRAGIRPGDVIIAVDGKLTDNMTTSDVADLLKGPKGTQVKITVLREGTDKPLEFNVIRDEIPRYSVDLHFIIRPGIGYMHVSGFQETTEREVSDALDEFGDIKGLILDLRQNPGGLLSEGVGVADKFLRKGQIIVSHHGRSSPEKIYRAAHGNGGKEYPLVVLVNRGTASAAEIVSGAIQDHDRGLIVGETTFGKGLVQTVYPLSENTGLALTTAKYYTPSGRLIQRDYNGVSLYDYYYNTDKEGNANTANKEVKLTDSGRTVYGGGGITPDVKVETPKTNSFQDTLLQHYAFFNFAKHYLISKHITQDFQVDDNVMQEFRRFLDDQKITFSEADIVNAQEWVKTNIKSELFISEFGQQKGLQVHAEDDPEVLKALDLLPKAKELAENARKIIADRNTARPETQ, from the coding sequence ATGGACTCTGACTCGTCGAGCCCCGCAGACCTGAACGACAGTTTACGCAACTTCTCTCAGGTATACACTGTGGTGGAACAGAACTACGCTGACCAGGTAGATCCGGAGAAAGCCATTTATAACGGCGCCATTCCGGGAATGCTGAGGGTGCTCGACCCGCACTCCAATTTCTTTGATCCGAAATCCTACTCTTTGTTGCGCGAGGAGCAGCGCGGTAAATACTACGGCGTGGGCATGCAGGTTGGTCCGCGGAACAATAAAGTTATTGTGATTGCGCCCTTTGTGGGCACTCCCGCTTATCGCGCCGGCATACGGCCGGGCGATGTAATTATTGCGGTGGATGGCAAGCTGACCGACAACATGACCACCAGCGATGTCGCTGATTTGCTCAAAGGGCCCAAGGGGACGCAGGTCAAGATCACCGTTTTGCGTGAAGGCACCGACAAGCCGCTGGAGTTCAATGTCATCCGTGATGAAATTCCTCGCTACAGCGTAGACCTGCATTTCATCATTCGTCCTGGCATTGGCTACATGCACGTCTCCGGATTCCAGGAGACCACCGAGCGCGAAGTCAGCGACGCCCTCGACGAGTTCGGGGACATCAAAGGACTGATTTTAGATCTCCGGCAGAATCCCGGAGGATTGCTGAGCGAAGGGGTCGGCGTCGCCGACAAGTTCTTGCGCAAAGGACAAATCATTGTTTCCCATCATGGCCGCTCCTCACCCGAGAAAATTTATCGCGCCGCGCATGGTAACGGAGGCAAGGAATATCCGCTGGTGGTGCTGGTAAATCGCGGTACGGCTTCAGCGGCTGAGATTGTTTCGGGAGCAATTCAAGACCACGATCGTGGCCTGATTGTAGGTGAAACCACCTTCGGCAAGGGCCTGGTGCAGACGGTTTATCCGCTTTCGGAGAACACTGGATTGGCCCTGACCACTGCCAAGTATTACACGCCCAGCGGACGCCTGATCCAGCGCGACTACAACGGGGTTTCGCTCTACGACTACTACTACAATACCGATAAAGAAGGTAACGCGAACACCGCGAATAAGGAAGTGAAGCTCACCGATAGCGGACGCACAGTTTACGGCGGTGGCGGCATCACTCCCGACGTCAAGGTCGAGACTCCCAAGACAAACTCATTTCAGGACACATTGCTGCAGCACTACGCCTTCTTTAATTTCGCCAAGCATTACCTGATCAGCAAGCATATAACCCAGGATTTCCAGGTGGATGACAATGTCATGCAGGAGTTCCGCCGCTTCCTCGACGATCAGAAGATAACCTTCAGCGAGGCGGATATTGTGAATGCGCAGGAGTGGGTGAAGACGAACATTAAGAGTGAGCTGTTCATCTCCGAATTCGGCCAGCAGAAAGGGCTGCAGGTGCATGCCGAGGATGATCCTGAAGTGCTGAAGGCGCTGGATCTGTTGCCCAAAGCCAAAGAACTGGCGGAGAACGCCCGTAAAATTATTGCGGACCGCAACACTGCCCGCCCTGAAACGCAATAA